The following are from one region of the Alkalimarinus sediminis genome:
- a CDS encoding Na/Pi cotransporter family protein yields MLKRIFLPVIIIVFGYGFWLSPDFKTICAGVAIFLFGMLSLDSGFRIFTGGVLEKLLAATTDRLWKSVGFGVVTTSLMQSSSLVTVISISFLSAGLIGLYQGIGIIFGANIGTTTGAWLVAGIGLKVNISAYAMPMLVFGALFVYQRSKPIKGVGYVLAGMGFLFLGIHFMKEGFDAFRGSIDLTHYSLPGLKGLLVYTLLGAAATVVMQSSHATLVITITALSSGQLDYTNALALAIGANVGTTVTAILGALGANVQGKRLAGAHLVFNVITGVVALTFISPLQHLVDETAVLLGIADDNFTLKLSLFHTLFNVGGVLIMLPFIKKLEKMLIRLLPEDEDSNELQIKSTEDTATEVVPPAAVPEIRRARHLAPASLIYPDTALHVLIKEVNDLADRVMAVITYGLYCDIDDVRSDKPIEMIMAVSDPKQFGEDIDELYKIEIKGVYGDIVEFAAKSQPQMSAAQNRLVFELKTACRNAVEALKDVKHLRKNLHRSMFSDYSSVMGQYERLRHDLIELIREIILIRNRPDKGSLLSIDRARVHLEKADVAGSGELDHLIREGLIPGSVVTSLMNDFHYAHAMGQKLITMVELLQGASSAGDSAIDSELTLDASEISELIEEIDQREDKPDLSAKDKGEHNAR; encoded by the coding sequence ATGTTAAAACGAATATTTTTGCCTGTTATCATTATTGTTTTTGGTTATGGCTTCTGGTTAAGTCCTGATTTTAAAACAATCTGTGCCGGAGTGGCCATATTCCTCTTTGGAATGTTATCGCTAGACTCTGGTTTTCGTATTTTTACCGGGGGCGTTCTCGAAAAACTGTTGGCAGCCACCACTGACCGGTTATGGAAAAGTGTTGGTTTTGGTGTTGTAACCACCAGTTTGATGCAATCTAGCTCTCTAGTCACCGTCATTAGCATCTCTTTTTTATCCGCAGGCCTGATCGGGCTCTATCAAGGCATAGGAATTATCTTCGGGGCCAATATTGGCACGACTACCGGTGCATGGCTTGTAGCGGGTATTGGCTTAAAGGTAAATATCTCTGCCTATGCCATGCCTATGTTGGTTTTTGGTGCTTTGTTTGTCTATCAACGATCAAAACCCATTAAAGGAGTGGGTTATGTCTTGGCGGGCATGGGTTTTTTATTCCTCGGCATTCACTTTATGAAAGAGGGATTTGATGCATTTAGAGGCAGTATTGACCTGACCCATTACTCACTCCCCGGATTAAAAGGGCTATTGGTCTACACCTTATTAGGTGCTGCGGCAACGGTTGTGATGCAGTCTAGCCATGCCACATTAGTCATTACGATTACTGCCTTATCTTCAGGACAGCTGGACTATACCAATGCACTTGCTCTGGCAATCGGTGCGAATGTTGGCACCACAGTTACGGCGATACTGGGGGCATTGGGGGCTAATGTTCAAGGTAAGCGGCTAGCAGGCGCTCACTTGGTATTTAACGTTATCACAGGGGTTGTTGCGCTAACCTTTATTTCACCTTTGCAGCATTTAGTGGATGAAACCGCGGTTCTGTTAGGGATTGCTGATGATAACTTCACACTGAAGCTATCGTTATTCCATACACTATTTAATGTGGGTGGCGTGTTGATTATGCTGCCTTTTATTAAAAAGCTAGAGAAAATGTTGATCAGGTTATTACCTGAAGATGAAGATAGTAATGAGTTACAGATAAAAAGTACTGAAGATACTGCAACAGAGGTTGTCCCTCCTGCTGCTGTACCTGAAATTCGTAGAGCTCGCCATTTAGCGCCGGCATCATTGATATACCCAGATACCGCTTTGCATGTGCTGATCAAGGAGGTCAATGATCTGGCTGACAGGGTAATGGCTGTAATCACTTACGGGCTCTATTGCGATATTGATGATGTGAGGTCGGATAAGCCTATTGAGATGATCATGGCGGTCTCTGACCCCAAGCAGTTTGGTGAAGATATAGATGAGTTATATAAAATTGAAATAAAAGGTGTTTATGGTGATATTGTTGAGTTTGCGGCCAAGTCTCAACCTCAAATGAGTGCGGCCCAGAACAGACTGGTGTTTGAACTAAAAACGGCATGCCGCAATGCGGTGGAAGCCCTTAAAGATGTTAAACATCTAAGAAAAAACTTACACCGTTCAATGTTCTCAGATTACAGCAGTGTTATGGGGCAATACGAGCGGTTGCGTCATGACCTTATTGAGTTAATCAGAGAGATAATTCTGATAAGAAACCGGCCCGATAAAGGTTCATTGTTATCGATAGACCGTGCAAGAGTACACTTAGAAAAGGCTGATGTTGCAGGAAGTGGTGAACTTGACCACCTGATTCGTGAAGGGCTGATTCCAGGCAGCGTGGTAACTTCTCTGATGAATGATTTTCACTATGCCCATGCCATGGGGCAAAAGTTGATCACCATGGTTGAGCTGTTACAGGGCGCATCATCGGCTGGAGATAGCGCTATAGATTCTGAGTTAACGCTTGATGCGAGCGAAATTTCAGAGTTAATTGAAGAGATAGACCAAAGGGAAGATAAACCAGATTTATCAGCAAAGGATAAAGGTGAACACAATGCCAGATAA
- the cls gene encoding cardiolipin synthase yields the protein MDFSLIASLLTLVYVLALLCIYHVLKNFQTAQGAIAWIVGLISFPYITVLLYFFFGRSRFEGYVEARRIGDKELSHIADSLSTHAKTCICPSPTGSREHDVITRLTTMPFTQHNSAQLLVDGLETFTSMFSAIREAKEYILIEFYIVRHDSTGSKLSTLLLEKLAQGVKVYFLYDDIGSAKLSSRYINTLVAAGAQIRSFNTTSKRRKRFQINFRNHRKIVIVDGHTGFVGGLNVGDEYLGLHPKLSPWRDTHLKLKGPSVQALQITFIEDWYWSANTVPELNWTPTLIETEQSELENSSVLIVPSSAADEFNTCELFFLNCINHATERLWIASPYFVPSMKIMSALQLAALRGVDVRIMIPDHPDQILVYYAAFSYLETADISGIKIFRYKAGFMHQKVMLVDHRYACVGTANLDNRSMRLNFEVTALVCSPTFISEVEAMLINDFNHCAQSTADDYRQRSWAFRVVCRGARLFAPIL from the coding sequence ATGGATTTTAGCTTAATTGCCAGCCTGCTAACCCTTGTCTATGTTTTAGCTCTGCTGTGCATCTATCATGTATTAAAGAATTTTCAGACCGCTCAAGGCGCCATCGCTTGGATTGTCGGTTTAATATCATTCCCTTACATTACGGTTTTACTTTACTTTTTCTTTGGCCGAAGCCGCTTTGAAGGTTATGTAGAAGCCCGTAGAATTGGTGACAAAGAGCTATCACATATTGCTGACTCCCTCTCTACCCACGCCAAAACTTGTATCTGCCCTTCGCCCACTGGCAGTCGCGAGCATGATGTTATTACCCGGCTTACCACCATGCCATTTACGCAACACAACAGTGCTCAGCTATTGGTAGACGGCCTAGAGACCTTTACTAGCATGTTCAGTGCGATCCGTGAAGCTAAAGAGTATATTTTAATTGAGTTTTACATCGTTCGACATGACAGCACTGGAAGCAAACTGAGCACACTCCTATTAGAAAAACTGGCTCAGGGCGTTAAAGTCTATTTTTTATACGATGATATCGGTAGCGCTAAACTATCTAGCCGATATATCAACACCCTAGTCGCTGCAGGGGCACAGATACGCTCTTTTAATACCACCAGCAAGCGGCGCAAACGCTTTCAGATAAACTTTAGAAACCATCGTAAGATCGTCATCGTCGATGGTCATACTGGTTTCGTGGGTGGTTTGAACGTCGGTGATGAATACTTGGGGCTCCATCCCAAGCTTTCACCTTGGCGAGATACTCACCTAAAGCTTAAAGGCCCTTCAGTACAGGCGCTTCAGATAACGTTTATTGAAGATTGGTATTGGTCTGCCAACACCGTACCAGAACTCAACTGGACACCCACATTGATTGAGACTGAACAGTCTGAGCTAGAAAACAGTTCGGTATTGATTGTACCTTCTAGTGCTGCGGACGAATTTAACACTTGCGAACTGTTCTTCCTTAACTGCATAAACCACGCGACCGAGCGACTCTGGATAGCCAGTCCTTATTTTGTACCGAGTATGAAGATCATGAGTGCTTTACAGCTAGCGGCACTACGAGGTGTCGACGTGCGAATCATGATTCCCGACCATCCAGATCAGATACTGGTCTACTACGCAGCATTCTCATACCTTGAAACAGCCGATATAAGTGGCATCAAAATATTTCGTTATAAAGCAGGGTTTATGCACCAAAAAGTAATGTTAGTAGACCACCGCTACGCCTGCGTAGGCACCGCTAACCTGGATAATCGTTCAATGCGATTAAACTTTGAGGTGACGGCGTTAGTCTGTAGCCCAACATTTATTAGCGAAGTTGAAGCGATGCTGATTAACGATTTTAATCACTGCGCCCAATCAACAGCAGACGATTATCGTCAACGATCATGGGCATTCAGAGTGGTATGTAGAGGCGCCCGTTTATTTGCGCCGATACTCTAG
- a CDS encoding GntR family transcriptional regulator codes for MMQFKPKETLTEQVATHIENLIAFNQLKGGQRIYEGPMAKELSVSHGSVREALLLLEKKHLVRSIPRKGTFVTELDEHFVKSLYEAILMYLTNTSIKLIRQWKQEDIDQMEHLYTQMSECFNKGQLMEFLDLGIEYTQASLAYADNYFIVSAIQDLWPSAKRCAFVALQQGTPVLKENLEHMRHSLDTIKERNEEELIKILEEYADQQCRQVLQCIA; via the coding sequence ATGATGCAGTTTAAGCCCAAAGAGACGTTGACTGAACAGGTGGCCACTCATATAGAAAACCTGATTGCATTTAATCAATTAAAAGGCGGTCAACGAATTTATGAAGGCCCAATGGCAAAAGAGCTTTCGGTGAGTCATGGCTCAGTCAGAGAAGCGCTGTTGCTGCTTGAAAAGAAGCACCTGGTTAGAAGCATCCCACGCAAAGGTACATTTGTAACTGAGCTTGATGAACACTTCGTCAAAAGCTTGTATGAAGCCATCCTGATGTATTTGACCAATACCAGTATCAAATTAATCAGACAGTGGAAACAAGAAGATATCGACCAGATGGAGCACCTCTATACTCAAATGAGCGAATGCTTTAATAAAGGCCAGTTGATGGAGTTTCTGGATTTAGGTATCGAGTACACCCAAGCCTCTCTTGCCTATGCTGACAACTACTTTATTGTAAGCGCTATACAAGATTTATGGCCTTCAGCTAAACGCTGTGCATTTGTAGCGTTGCAACAAGGCACTCCAGTATTAAAAGAGAACTTGGAGCATATGCGCCACTCTCTCGATACGATTAAAGAGCGAAATGAAGAAGAGCTTATAAAAATTCTAGAAGAATATGCAGATCAACAGTGCAGACAAGTATTACAATGCATTGCTTAA
- a CDS encoding patatin-like phospholipase family protein: MVGLFLRVALVVAALSSFVTVSAFAEPSDDVEYITASVSSSSDNARVRPVIGLVLSGGGAKGIAHVGVLKVLEEMQIPIDVIVGTSAGASVAGVYAMGMPLDEIEDRFHQMDWDKGWTDEPPRQDKAFRRKRDDYDFATDLTIGLGADGVKFRKGLIQGQQLLTILSDLTLSATHIEDYDQFPIRYRAIASDIETGETVAIDKGNLALAMRASMSIPGAFPPVEYEGHLLVDGGISNNLPIDVARELGAELIIAVDISSPLLEGDKVNSLVGVVEQLTTLLTSRNVEAQKATLTETDILLTPNLEGAGAGDFDRSDELVEMGATAARRSAVRLKSLAVDNETWLAYQQKRGRNLRLAQPVDRIEIVNQSDVADEFISSRIKQSEGQMLDVKELERDLDEIYGLGYFERVTYDIVNQDGENTLKVEAIEKSWGPDYLRFGLQFEDNFQDDTQFNLTFHYDQTAINDLGAEWQSAVRIGSEPFIRTEFFQPITYESTYFLSLRGEFKELDLNIYENGSKSSEWSVANANADFGLGREFGTSSELRVFYQLGKVDAELEIGKEPIDQLDEDLGSVVTRYTYDSLDNLFLPHHGVILQAEYIASREDLGATRDYDRASVMLGSAYTFKRYTIAGSASASSVTKNSAGISDFATLGGLFNLSAYGRNEFAGPDSTYFNAMVYREYGGPFIPYMLGFSYEAGNVWDDITETSWDALLHSYTIFVGSDTPLGPVTLAASYGDSENQAIYIAIGHDLYSMY; encoded by the coding sequence ATGGTAGGACTGTTTCTAAGGGTGGCGTTAGTGGTTGCCGCTCTTTCTTCTTTTGTCACTGTTAGCGCATTTGCTGAACCATCTGATGATGTTGAATATATTACCGCTAGCGTTTCCTCTTCTTCAGACAACGCTAGGGTTCGTCCTGTTATTGGTCTGGTATTGAGTGGCGGCGGCGCTAAAGGCATTGCCCATGTAGGTGTTCTGAAAGTTCTTGAAGAGATGCAAATACCCATTGATGTGATTGTGGGTACTAGTGCAGGTGCCTCTGTCGCAGGTGTCTATGCGATGGGCATGCCATTGGATGAGATTGAAGATCGCTTTCATCAGATGGATTGGGATAAAGGCTGGACAGATGAGCCACCAAGACAAGATAAGGCCTTTAGGCGTAAACGGGACGACTATGATTTTGCGACCGATTTGACCATCGGTCTTGGGGCAGACGGCGTAAAGTTTCGCAAAGGTCTGATTCAAGGCCAACAGTTGTTGACGATATTAAGTGACCTCACCCTTTCGGCCACCCATATTGAAGATTATGACCAGTTTCCCATTCGCTACCGTGCCATAGCGTCAGATATCGAAACCGGCGAGACCGTTGCTATAGATAAAGGTAATTTGGCGCTTGCAATGCGGGCCAGCATGTCGATTCCAGGTGCGTTTCCACCGGTTGAGTACGAAGGCCATCTGTTGGTTGATGGCGGTATTTCAAACAACCTGCCCATTGATGTTGCACGAGAGTTGGGTGCCGAGCTTATCATTGCAGTTGATATTAGTTCACCGTTGTTGGAAGGCGATAAAGTTAATAGTTTGGTAGGGGTCGTCGAGCAGTTGACTACCCTGCTGACCAGTAGAAATGTTGAAGCACAGAAAGCGACCTTAACCGAAACCGATATCTTACTCACACCTAACTTGGAGGGTGCCGGAGCGGGAGATTTTGATCGAAGTGATGAGTTGGTTGAGATGGGCGCTACTGCCGCAAGACGCAGTGCGGTTCGCCTCAAAAGTTTGGCCGTTGATAATGAAACGTGGTTAGCATACCAGCAGAAACGAGGTCGCAATCTCAGGCTCGCGCAACCTGTAGATCGCATCGAAATTGTTAACCAGTCAGATGTTGCGGATGAATTTATCTCATCTCGAATTAAGCAGTCTGAAGGGCAGATGCTCGATGTCAAAGAGTTAGAACGGGACTTAGACGAAATTTATGGTTTAGGGTATTTTGAGCGAGTGACCTACGATATTGTAAACCAGGATGGTGAGAATACGCTAAAGGTTGAAGCTATTGAGAAGTCCTGGGGGCCTGACTATCTCCGCTTTGGATTACAGTTTGAAGATAATTTTCAAGATGACACGCAGTTCAACCTTACCTTTCATTATGACCAGACCGCTATTAACGACTTGGGTGCCGAGTGGCAGAGTGCGGTGAGAATTGGTAGCGAACCCTTTATACGAACTGAGTTCTTCCAACCCATTACTTATGAATCAACATACTTCCTGTCATTAAGGGGCGAGTTTAAGGAGTTAGACCTTAATATCTATGAGAATGGTAGCAAATCGTCTGAGTGGAGTGTGGCTAATGCAAATGCAGATTTTGGCTTAGGTCGAGAGTTTGGTACCTCCTCAGAACTCCGTGTTTTCTACCAGTTGGGTAAAGTGGATGCAGAGCTCGAAATAGGCAAAGAGCCTATTGATCAATTAGATGAGGATCTAGGGAGTGTTGTAACCCGTTATACCTATGATTCGTTAGATAATCTCTTTCTTCCACACCATGGTGTAATCCTTCAGGCAGAGTATATAGCTTCAAGAGAAGACTTGGGTGCTACCAGAGATTACGATCGTGCTTCTGTCATGTTGGGCTCAGCGTACACCTTTAAGCGCTATACCATCGCTGGTAGTGCCTCTGCCTCATCTGTTACTAAAAACAGTGCAGGTATTAGTGATTTTGCAACACTGGGGGGGCTATTTAACTTGTCTGCTTATGGTCGCAATGAGTTTGCAGGTCCAGACTCCACCTATTTTAATGCAATGGTATACCGTGAGTACGGCGGCCCTTTTATCCCTTATATGCTTGGGTTTTCTTATGAGGCGGGGAATGTTTGGGATGACATCACTGAAACGTCTTGGGACGCATTGCTGCACTCCTATACGATCTTTGTTGGAAGTGATACTCCGTTAGGGCCGGTAACACTTGCAGCAAGCTACGGCGATAGCGAAAATCAGGCGATCTATATAGCGATTGGCCATGATCTATATTCGATGTATTAA